Genomic segment of Limnohabitans sp. INBF002:
GTGCGCTCCAAACGCGCGGCTTGCTGGCGCAAAGACACCACGGCACCCAACACGATGGCGGCCAAGGCCACCACCGAGTTCAAGCTCAAGGTCGAAAGACCACTCAAGCCTTGCCCAATGGTGCAGCCCAGGGCGGTCACGCCACCGACGCCCATCAACACGCTACCCAGCAGGTGTTGGCCCAAATCGCGCGGGTTGGCAAAGCCTTCCCAGCGAAACGTTTTGCTTTGCAAAGCCGAGGCCGCAGAGCCGACAACCACACCCGCCACGGCGGCCACGCCGGTGGTCAGCACTTTAGAGGCGTCGCTGTAAAACATGAGCCAATCCAAGGTGGCCGCCACGGGGGCGACAAAGCTCAAGGCTTCTATGCGGCCCGAGCTGGTGGCGACATACACGGCATCCAACGTTTCTGGATGTTCAGGCACAAAGCCCAAATGACCGCTCACCCACCACATGGCCATCACGGTGCCGCCCACGCCAAAGCCTGCAACAAGACTGTCGCCGCACCAAAAATCTTTGTGACGCAACACCCCAACCAACAAGGCTAGGCCAAGGAGGTAAGCCAAGCCGGGCACGCCCAGCATATTCAGATTGGCACCCGCAGGCATATCGACAAACACGGCGTCTACCGTGCTTACGCGCAAGACCGCCGTGATGCCTTTGAGGGTGGCAAAGGCACTGACGCCCATCACCACAAACACAACCAACGACTTGAGGTTGCCACCGCCCATGCGCACCAAGGTTTTGTTGCCGCAGCCTGAGGCGATGACCATGCCGTAGCCAAACATCAAACCGCCCACCAGCGTGGACAACCACATCAGGCGTGAGCTGGCGTACAAGGTTTTGCTAGGGTCGATCAGGCCAAAGTCGGCCAGAGCGGCAAAGCCGATCATCGCCACGCCAATCGCGCACAGCCATTGGCGTGCGCGCGTCCAGTCACCCATGTGGACCACATCCGAAATGGCGCCCATGGTGCAAAAGTGCGTGCGTTGGCTGATGGCGCCCAAAAGCAAGCCCCCTAAAAAAAAGGCCCATAGGACCTCTTTGGTGAGCGTGGCGATCTCGGTCACTTGAGCTTCGCCAGACGCTCAGAGGCCGCAGAGGCAGCCTCGGTGTGTGGATAGGTCTTCACCACATCGCCCAAGGTTTTGCGGGCGGCCTTGATGTCTTTCAACTCCAACTGACAATTGGCCACTGACAACATGGCGTCTGCAGAACGCATGTGGTTCGGGGCTTTGCTCAACAAGGTGTTGAAGTTTTTGATGGCGTTGTTGTAGTCGCGGTTGGCGTACTGGGCATTGCCCACCCAAAACAACGAAGGCACCACGTAGCCACTCTTGGGATTGCGTTTGATGAAGTCGTTGAACGCAGTGCTGGCGGCGCCAAACTCGCCTTTGCGGAAGATGGCCAAGGCGTCTTCGTAGGCTTTGGTTTCTGCGGGATCAGCCACAAACTCCACGCCATCGACCTTGACTTTGGTGGGTTCAAACTTTTTCAAGCGGTCGTCCACGCCTTGAGACAACTCTTGCTGGCGGCGCAGCTCTTGCGTCAACTCTTCTTTTTCGCCGCGCAAACGTGCTGTTTCTTCGCGTAAGGCTTCAAACTGGTTTTGCTGTTCAAGCAAGCTGCGCTGGAAGTTTTGAATCTCTTCGCCTTGGCGTTCCACGCGTTCGCGCAAATCGAGAATCGCACGACGTGCATCGGTATCTTCAAACAACGCGGCATGCACGCCAGTGCTCAACAACACACCTGTGGCCAAGACCACAGCGCGGAGAGAAAAAGAAGGGTTCAATGTCATTGGTAGTTCAGCGCTGCACGGCGGTTTTGTGAATAGGCAGACTCGTCAGAGCCTTGGGCCACTGGCTTTTCTTTGCCAAAGCTCACCGACTCCATTTGGCTTTCAGGCACACCCAAAACCGACAAAGAGCGACGCACGGCGTCTGAACGCTTTTGGCCCAAAGCCAAGTTGTACTCGCTGCCACCACGCTCGTCGGTGTGGCCTTCGATGTTCACGCGGCGGTTGCGATCGGCACGCAGGTAGCGCGCATGTGCATCCAGCACGTTTTGGTATTCGGCCTTGACGCTGTAGCTGTCGAGGTCAAAGTAAATGATGTGCTCAACGCCCACAGGGCCTTGCTTGATGCCTTGCATGGCACCCAAGCCACGCGAACTCAAGCCATTGACACCGCTTTGACCAGACGTACCGCCCGAGCGGTCGTCCACTTGCACGTCGTCCAACTTAACGCCAGAGGCGCAGCCCGACAACACAGCCGCGATGGAGACGAGTAACAGAAGTTTTTTCATAAGAATGATTCAAAAAAAAGAAAAAGAATTAAGGCAAGACCTTGCTGAACGGGCCCCAATTGGGCTCACGCAAATCGCCACCTTGGCCAGACAAACGGGCTTTGATGCGGCCATCTAAGGTGGTGGTCATCAAAGCTTCGCGGCCATCTTGGTGGGTCGCATACACAATCAAGCGGCTGTTGGGCGCGAAACTGGGACGTTCGTCACGGTTGGTGTCGGTGATGGCGGCCACGTTGCCGCTGGCAATGTCCATCACATGCAGCTTGAAGGCGCCGCCGATGCGCGAGATGTAGGTGAGCCAACGGCCATCAGGGCTGATGGCAGGTGAAATGTTGTAGGTGCCGTTGAACGTCACGCGGTTGGCTGGGCCACCAGACGCGGGCATGCGGTAAATCTGGGGCGCACCGCCACGGTCGCTCACAAAATAGATGGCCGTGCCATCGGGCGAGAACACGGGCTCGGTGTCAATGCCAGCCGATTGCGTCAGACGGCGGGGTTCGCCGCCCTGGGCATCAATCACAAACAACTGCGAGCCGCCATCGCGGCTCAAGGTCACAGCCAAATTGCGGCCATCAGGCGACCAGCTGGGCGCGCTGTTGGAGCCACGGAAGTTGGCCACCACGCGGCGCTTGCCGGTCGAGACGTCGTGCACATACACCACGGGCTTGCGGGATTCAAACGACACATAGGCCAATTGACCACCCGAAGGTGACCAGCTGGGCGAAATGATGGGTTCGGGGCTGGCCAAGGCCGATTGGGCGTTTTCGCCGTCCGAGTCAGCCACCCAGAGGTTGAAACGCGTGCCTGATTTGGTCACGTAAGCGATGCGGGTGGAAAACACGCCCTTGTCGCCGGTGAGTTTTTCGTACACAAAGTCAGCAATACGGTGGGAGGCCAAGCGCAAATCGCCGGTCACCACGGTGTAGCTCATGGCGCCTAGGTCTTGGCCGCGCACGGTGTCCCACAAACGCACACGCACGTCAAAGCGACCATCGGCCATGCGGCTGATGCTGCCTGTCAACAGCGCGTCTGCGCCCTTTTGGCGCATGGCGCTGATGTCGGGGCGTTGGGTTTCGTCGGTCACCACGCCAGCGCTGACGCCGCGGAACTGGCCGCTGCGCTCAAGGTCGGCCTGCACGATGGCCGAAATCTTTTGGGGCGATGCTTCTTCACCACGCAAAGGGGCAAAGGCAATCGGCACTTGGGTCAAGCCCACGCCCGACACTTCCACACGGAACTGCGCCCACGTTGGCAAGGCCAACAAGCCGGCGGTCAAAAGCCCAAGTGCGAAGCGAAAAAGGTGACGTGTCATAGTGAGAGAGGTAGCCAAACGAATCCGCTGATTTTAGTGGCGAACGAGTGGCGATAATGGCCTGTAATGTGTTTCTTGCCACTCTAAGAATTTATGACCACCACCGCCCCATCGACCCCGTCTGACTCCTTGTACCAAAGGCTCAAACGCGTGGCCCCGTGGTTTGCAGGTCATCCTGGCGCGCTGGTGTTGGGCATTGTGGGCATTTTTGTAGGCGCCGCCACCGAGCCCGCCATTCCCGCCATGATGAAACCCCTGCTGGACAGCGGTTTTGACCGTGGCACCTTAGAGCTGTGGAAGATTCCCCTCGTTTTGCTGTTGTTGTTTGGTGTGCGCGGCTTTGCGGGTTTTATTGCGGCCTATTGCCTGGCCCGTGTGACCAACTATTCGATGGAAAAGTTGCGCCAACGCCTGTTTGAGAAGCTGTTGCGCGCTGATTCCCAGCTGTTTGCCACCCAGCACACCAGCGGCTTGACCAACACCATGGTCTATGAAGTGAACAACGGCGCTTCGCTGCTGGTGACCACCATGCTGGCATTTGCCAAAGATTTGGTCACCCTGCTCGCCTTGCTCGGCTACTTGTTGGTCCTCAATTGGAAACTCACCCTGATTGTGTTTGCCATCTTCCCGCCCATCGCTTGGGTGGTGAAAAACCTGTCGCGCCGCCTCGACAACGTGACCCGCGCCAGCCAAGACGCCACCGACGAGCTGGCCTATGTGGTGGAAGAAAACGTGCTGGCCTACCGCATGGTGCGCTTGCACAACGCACAAGGCAGCCAAACCCACAAGTTCGGCAGCTCCAACCAAAAACTGCGCCAGCTGGCTCTGAAAGCCGTTGTCGCCAACTCGGTGATGACCCCGCTCATCCAAATGTTTGCGGCCTTGGCGCTGTCCGCCGTCATCATGGTGGCGCTGTACCAAAGCACGGGCGATGGCGCAACCCAAGGCGTGACCGTGGGCAGCTTTGCTGCCTTCATCACCGGCATGTTGATGCTGATTTCGCCCATCAAACACCTGTCTGAAGTGGCGGGCACGCTCACACGTGGCGTCACCTCTCTGGAGCGCGGCTTGAACCTGCTCGAGCTCGCCCCGGACGAAACCCAAGGCACACACACCAGCGACCACGCCCAAGGCGAAATTTGCTTTGACCACGTCACGCTGCAATACCCGTCTGCCACCGCACCTGCCCTCAACAGCGTGAGCCTGACCATCCACCCCGGCCAAACTGTGGCCTTGGTCGGTCCATCCGGCTCTGGCAAAACCACCTTGGCCAACCTGTTGCCGCGCTTCCTTGACCCCACCACGGGCCAAGTGCGCTTAGACGGCGTACCGCTCAAAGACTGGTCGCTGGCCAGCTTGCGCCGCCAAGTGGCCTATGTGAGCCAAGACGTGGTCATGTTCAACGACACCGTGGCCCAAAACATCGCCTTGGGCGAAACCGTGGACACAGCCCGTGTGTGGAGCGCCCTAGAAGCCGCCAACCTCGGTGACTTTGTGCGCAGCCTGCCGAGCCAAGAAAACACGCTGGTCGGCCACAACGCCACCCAGCTCTCAGGCGGCCAACGCCAGCGCTTGGCCATTGCCCGCGCCATCTACAAAGACGCGCCCATCCTGATCTTGGACGAAGCCACGTCGGCCTTGGACACCACCTCTGAGCAAGCCGTCAAAGATGCGCTGAATGTGCTCATGCAAGGCCGCACGTCTCTGGTCATCGCCCACCGCCTGTCCACCATTGAGCATGCCGACCTGATCGTGGTCATGCAAGCCGGCAGCATTGTGGAGACCGGCACGCACAGCCAACTCATGGCCCAAGGCGGCGCGTATGCAGCGCTGTACCACGTGGCTGCGCAAAGCACCGACAACCATTTCTCTGACTCACAAAGCATCTGAGCACCCTATGAGCCAAGCATCCATCAGCGGTTTCACCTTCATTCGCAACGGCGTGGAGCTGGGCTTCCCGTTTGAAGCCTCCATTCGCTCGCTCCTGCCCTTGGTCGACGAGTTTGTGGTGGTGGTCGGCAAAAGCAACGACGACACCTTGGCGCGTATTCACGCCATCGGCTCACCCAAGATTCGTGTGATCGAAACCATCTGGAACGAACGCATGGCCGACCGCGGCTTTGTGTACGCCCAGCAAAAAATGATTGCGCAATTCGCCTGCACGGGCGACTGGGCGTTTTACCTGGAGGGCGACGAGGTGGTGCACGAGGCCGAACTGGCCAACATCCGCGCCAGCGTGGACCAGCACCACCACAACCCCGCGGTGGAAGCCCTGGTGTTTGACTACTTCCACTTCTACGGCACACCCGACTTCGTGGCCAACAGCCCAGCTTGGTACCGCCGCGAATGCCGCCTGATTCGCAACACCATCCGCTCGTATGCGCCAGATGGCCAGTACTGGCTCATCACGGCCGACCACAAAAAAGGCCGCAACCCGCAAGCCGCTTTGGCCAATGCGCATATCTACCACTACGGCTGGGTGCGCAGCAATGAGGCGATGCAAAAGAAGCTGGACCAAGTGAGCAAGTTTTGGTCACACGGCGCGCCCACCATTCGCTACAGCCAGTTTGACGCCCAGGTGTTGCAGCCGTTCACGGGCACGCACCCTGAGCTGGTGAAGCCTTGGTTGGAAAGCTCGGCCGAAAAGAGCTTCACGATTGACCCCGATTACAAGCTGACCAAGCGTGAGAAGCGTCACCGTTGGTTGATGAAGCTTGAGAAGGCGTTTGGACTGGACTTCAGCCGCAAGCACTTCAAGCTCGTGGCTTAAAGCAACACAATGTCGTACTGCTCCTGCGACATAGAGCCTTCCGCCTGCAAAGAAATCGGCTTGCCAATGAAGTCGCTCAAGCCAGCCAAGTGCTGGCTTTCTTCATCGAGCAACACATCAATCACATCGGGCGAGGCAATCACGCGAAACTCACGCGGGTTGAACTGACGGGCCTCGCGCAAAATCTCGCGCAAAATGTCATACGTCACGGTGCGCGCGGTTTTCACGCTGCCTTTGCCGTCACACACGGGGCATGGCTCGCACAGCATGTGGGCCAGCGATTCGCGGGTGCGCTTGCGGGTCATCTCCACCAAACCCAAGGCCGAATAGCCGCTCACCATGGTCTTCACGCGGTCGCGGGCCAGTTGTTTGCGGAACTCGGCCAACACCGCCTCGCGGTGGTCTTCGCGCGTCATGTCGATGAAGTCAGCAATCACAATGCCACCCAGGTTGCGCAAGCGCAGTTGGCGGGCAATCGCGCCAGCGGCTTCTAGGTTGGTCTTGAAAATGGTTTCGTCGAAGTTGCGCGCGCCCACAAAGCCGCCGGTGTTCACGTCCACCGTGGTCAAGGCCTCGGTTTGGTCCACGATGAGATAGCCGCCAGACTTCAGTTCTACACGACGGCCTAGGGCCTTGCCCACTTCTTCGTCGATGTTGAACAAATCGAAAATCGGGCGCTCGCCTTTGTAGAGCTGCAGCTTGTCCACCGCGCTGGGCATGAACTCTTGGCCGAAGGTTTTGAGTTTCTGAAACTGCTCGGAAGAATCAATGCGGATGGTTTGCGTCATCTCGCTCACCAAATCGCGCAGCACGCGTTGCAACAAGCTCAGGTCTTGGTGCAACAGCGATTTGGGCGGCAAGCGCGTAGAGGCTTCTTTGATGCGCGCCCAGGTTTTGCGCAAGTAGGCAATGTCTTCGCTCAGCTCAGCATCGCTGGCATCTTCGCCGTTGGTGCGCAAGATGAAGCCGCCGGTTTTGCCGTCGGCTGCAGCGGCTTCGGCCAAGCCTTGCAAGCGTTTGCGCAAGGCTTCGCGCTGCTCAAACGGGATTTTTTGCGACACGCCAATGTGTTGGTCTTGCGGCAAAAACACCAGCAAACGGCCCGCAATGCTGATTTGCGACGACAAGCGTGCGCCTTTGGTGCCAATCGGGTCTTTGATGACTTGCACCAACAGGGATTGGCCTTCAAACACTTGCTTTTCAATGGGTACCACAGGGGCGGGCTCGCCCTTGTCGTTGTCGGCGTGACGCGCAGCCACGCTGCTCATCAAGTCGGCCACATGCAAAAACGCGGCACGCTCTAGGCCAATGTCGATGAAGGCCGACTGCATGCCCGGCAGCACACGCGCCACTTTGCCCAAATACACATTGCCGACCAAGCCACGCTCTAGCGTGCGCTCGACGTGCAGCTCTTGCACCGCGCCGGTTTCCACAATGGCCACACGGGTTTCTTGGGGCGACCAGTTGATGAGGATGTCTTGTTGCATGTGCAAATCCGGCTTAAACCTTGAATCCAAACGCGCGCAACAGCTGCGCGGTTTCAAACATCGGCAGGCCCATGATGCCAGAGTAGCTGCCGCTGATGTGCTCGATGTAAGCCGCTGCCCTGCCCTGCACCGCATACGCACCGGCTTTGCCCATGGGCTCGCCGCTGGCGACGTAGCTTTGAATTTGTGTGCGCGTCAAAGGCGCGAAACGCACGTTGGACACACTGAGCGCTTGTTCGGTTTTGAGCGGTTTGCCTGATTTAGACAACGTACCCATGGCAACCGAAGTCAACACACGGTGGGTTTGGCCGCTCAAAGCGCCGAGGATTTGTGCGGCATGTTTGGCGTCATCGGGTTTGCCCAAAATGGTTTTTCCCAAAGCCACGGTGGTGTCGCTGCACAGCACGGGCGCAGCAGGCAAGCCACGGTGCTTCATGCGAGCCAAGGCGGCTTCTAGCTTGAGCAAGGTCACGCGCTGCACATAGGCGCGTGGGGCTTCATTGGGCAGCACTGCCTCTAGCGCTTCGGCGTCTTCACTCTCGTCAGCCAGCAGCAACTCATAGCGCACGCCCAGCTGCTCTAGCAGTTGGCGGCGGCGTGGGCTTTGTGAGGCGAGGTAAACGAATTTGGAGTCGGACATAAAGGGGTATTTCTGCGATTAGCTTCAGCGGGGTGTTTACGCAATGGCGCCGCTTGCTTCACTCGCGGTGATAAGGGTGATTGGCGTTGATAGACCACGCGCGGTAGAGCTGCTCCACCAACAACACACGCACCATGGCGTGCGGCAGGGTCAGGTCTGAAATACGGATGCGCTCGTGCGCTTGCTTTTTGAACTCGGGGCACAGGCCATCGGGCCCGCCAATGACCAAGGCCACATCGTCCGCTTCGAGCTGCCAATGCTTGAGCTTGGCGGCCAAAGCCACGGTGGTGAGGTTGGTGCCGCGTTCGTCCAAAGCCACGATGCGACAGCCGCGCGGAATGGCGGCCTCGATGCGCTCACGCTCGGCAGCGTAGATTGTGTCTAGGGTTTTAGAGCTGCGCGGCTCGGTTTTGACGGCCTTGAGCTCGACCTTCAGCTCAGACGGAAACCGCTTGGCGTAATCGTCCCAAGCGGTTTGTGCCCAGTCGGGCACACGTTGGCCGACTGCGACGACCCACAGCCTCATGCGTTGCGGGCAGTGGTCTTTTTAGCAGCTGGAGGACGCTTGCCCACTGGCTTACCAGCCGTGGTCGAAGCGCTGCGCGCTGCGGCTTTGGCGGTTGACTTGGCACCCTTGAGGCCCACCGTCTTCACAGGCAACTTGGCTGGCGCTGCTGACTTTTTGGCGGCTGTCGTTTTGGCCGGTGCGCTCTTAGCAGACGCTGTTTTAGCAGCCGTCGTTTTAGCGGGCGCTGCTTTGACTGGGCCGCGTGTGGAGGTGCTGCGTGTTGCAGGCTTGGCTGAGCCCGTGCGCTCATCGGCACCACCGCGTGTGGATGAACTACGAGCTGCACCGCGTGCGGCAGGCTTTTTGTCACCGGCCGCAGTTTTCTTAGCCGCGGGCTTTTTGCCAGCCGACTTCTTAGCAGGGGCTTCTTCAGGTTCAGCCGCTTTGACAGGTTTGGGCGCACCAAACTTCAGACGCACAGGCTTCTCGCCCCAAATTTCTTCGAGGTTGTAGTAGCTGCGGATGGTGGGCTGCATGACGTGCACGACCACAGGGCCGCAATCCACGATGATCCACTCGCCGTTGTCTTCGCCTTCGATGCGAGGCTTGCCAAAACCACCTTCGCGCACTTTGTCGCGCACGCTGGCGGCCAAGGCTTTGGTTTGACGGTTGGATGTACCCGACGCCACGATGACGCGCTCAAACAGCGAGGACAAGTGCTCGGTGTCAAACACCACGAGGTCTTGGGCTTTGACGTCCTCCAGCGCATCCACGACGGTGCGTTGCAGTTTTTGGACATCTTTTTTGGCGGAGGTTTCGGTCATCTGTTTTATCGGTAAAGGCTGTGTTTTTCAATGTAGTGCTGCACAGCGGCAGGCAACCACGCGTGCATCTTCGGGTCTGGATGTGTACCTTTGGCAACGTGCGCACGAATTTCGGTGGCACTCACATTCAGGCTTGGCATATCCAAGCGTTGTACGTCGGGGGATACCGCATTGTGCCACTGACTGGCCATGCCGCCCTGCCCGTCTAACGGCCGCTGAGCCACCACGACGGAGGCCAGACCCAAAATTTCTTGCCAACGGTGCCAGGTTTTGAAGGCATTCGCTTGGTCTGCGCCAATGAACAGGTACAAATCGGCTTCGGGTTGCTCGGCCTTGAGCTCTTGCAGGGTGTCAAAGGTGTAGGTGGCGCCTTCGCGGTCGATCTCACGCGGGTCCACCACGGCTTGTGGAACTTCGGCAAAGGCCAAACGTGTCATGGCCAGACGATGCGGCGACGCCGTGAGCGTGCGGGTTTTGTGCCACGCATCGCCCGTCGGGATGATGCGCAACTCGTTCAAATGAAACTGCGCAATCGCGTGCTTGGCCAGCGCAAGGTGCGCGATGTGCGGCGGGTCAAACGAGCCGCCAAAAATGCCTAGGCGCTTAGGGTGTTGCGTCACTTCAGCCAATCACGCGGCACCAAAAAGTCATGCAGCAAGGCATGCTCTGGCGTGCCCGCTTCGGGCTGGTGCTGGTACGACCAGCTCACCAACGGCGGCATGGACAACAAAATAGATTCGGTCCGCCCACCCGACTGCAAGCCAAAGTGCGTGCCACGGTCCCACACGAGGTTGAACTCGACATAGCGGCCACGGCGGTACAGCTGGTGGTTGCGCTCGCGCTCGCCATACGGCGTGTTCACGCGGCGGTCGACGATGGGCAAATACGATTCCAAAAAAGCATCGCCCACGCTCTTGAGCATCTCAAAACTACGCTCAAAGCCCAGCTCAGCGAAGTCGTCAAAGAAGATGCCGCCAATGCCGCGCTGCTCGTTGCGGTGTTTGTTGCAGAAGTACGCGTCGCACCAAGTTTTAAAGCGTGGGTACAAGTCGTCACCAAACGGTTGCAGCGCATCGTGGCACACCTGATGGAAATGCTTGGCGTCTTCGGCATAGCCGTAATAAGGCGTGAGGTCCATGCCGCCGCCAAACCAAGCCACGGTTTTGCCGTTGGCGGGGGTGGCTGCAATCATGCGCACGTTCATGTGCACGGTGGGCACATAGGGATTGCGGGGGTGAAACACCAAGGACACACCCATGGCTTCAAACGGCGCACCTGCCAACTCTGGGCGGTGCTGTGTGGCCGAAGGCGGCAGCTTGGGGCCACGCACATGCGAAAAGCCACAGCCTGCACGTTCAAACACGGGGCCGTTTTCTAAGATTTGTGTGATGCCATTGCCCTGCAACTGCTCGCCCGGGCCCTTTTCCCACTTGTCCACCAAGAATTTGGCTTGACCGTCTTTGGCTTCAATCGCGCTGGTGATGCGGCTTTGAAGGCCAATGAGGTAGTCGCGGGCGGCGGCTACAACGTGTTCGTGGGTTTGGGTCGTCATCGTGTGCTTAATTCAAAGAGGTTGCGTTTGGTGCTTGGGCCGCTGGCAAGGTGCGCGGCGGCAACGGACGAATGGGCGCAGCTTGGTTGACATGAAAGCCCTGGACGCCTTCATACACCTTGGCCATTTGGGCGTAGTCGGCTTGTACGTCGCCCGTCAAGCGCATGAAGTCGGTCACTTTGGCCAGTTTCTTGCCGTAATCAATGTGCAGCATGCACAAAGGCACATCTGCCCCCAAAGCCAGCTGATAAAAGCCACTGCGCCAGCCATCGGTGAGCTTGCGCGTGCCTTCGGGCGACAAACCAATCCAGAGTATTTCGTCGTTTTGCTTGTGTCGTTTCAGAGAATCCACCATTTCGCCCACCACGCCTTTGGGAGACGAGCGGTCAATCGGCACAGCACCAATGAAACGAATCCAGCGACCAAATAAGGGAATGCGAAACAAACTCTCTTTGGCAAAAAACTGCACGGGCAAGCCCACCGCCCACTTGACCGGCATCATGGTGATGAAGTCCCAGTTGCTGGTGTGGGGGTAGCCGATCAGCACGCCTTGTTTGGCGGGCAGTCCGTCAAACTCGATCTTCCAGCCCATCAGCTTGACCAACCATGCCGCCCAAGCTTGGGGTT
This window contains:
- a CDS encoding Maf family protein, giving the protein MSDSKFVYLASQSPRRRQLLEQLGVRYELLLADESEDAEALEAVLPNEAPRAYVQRVTLLKLEAALARMKHRGLPAAPVLCSDTTVALGKTILGKPDDAKHAAQILGALSGQTHRVLTSVAMGTLSKSGKPLKTEQALSVSNVRFAPLTRTQIQSYVASGEPMGKAGAYAVQGRAAAYIEHISGSYSGIMGLPMFETAQLLRAFGFKV
- a CDS encoding YeeE/YedE family protein, translated to MTEIATLTKEVLWAFFLGGLLLGAISQRTHFCTMGAISDVVHMGDWTRARQWLCAIGVAMIGFAALADFGLIDPSKTLYASSRLMWLSTLVGGLMFGYGMVIASGCGNKTLVRMGGGNLKSLVVFVVMGVSAFATLKGITAVLRVSTVDAVFVDMPAGANLNMLGVPGLAYLLGLALLVGVLRHKDFWCGDSLVAGFGVGGTVMAMWWVSGHLGFVPEHPETLDAVYVATSSGRIEALSFVAPVAATLDWLMFYSDASKVLTTGVAAVAGVVVGSAASALQSKTFRWEGFANPRDLGQHLLGSVLMGVGGVTALGCTIGQGLSGLSTLSLNSVVALAAIVLGAVVSLRQQAARLERTACV
- the rsfS gene encoding ribosome silencing factor — its product is MTETSAKKDVQKLQRTVVDALEDVKAQDLVVFDTEHLSSLFERVIVASGTSNRQTKALAASVRDKVREGGFGKPRIEGEDNGEWIIVDCGPVVVHVMQPTIRSYYNLEEIWGEKPVRLKFGAPKPVKAAEPEEAPAKKSAGKKPAAKKTAAGDKKPAARGAARSSSTRGGADERTGSAKPATRSTSTRGPVKAAPAKTTAAKTASAKSAPAKTTAAKKSAAPAKLPVKTVGLKGAKSTAKAAARSASTTAGKPVGKRPPAAKKTTARNA
- the msbA gene encoding lipid A export permease/ATP-binding protein MsbA, giving the protein MTTTAPSTPSDSLYQRLKRVAPWFAGHPGALVLGIVGIFVGAATEPAIPAMMKPLLDSGFDRGTLELWKIPLVLLLLFGVRGFAGFIAAYCLARVTNYSMEKLRQRLFEKLLRADSQLFATQHTSGLTNTMVYEVNNGASLLVTTMLAFAKDLVTLLALLGYLLVLNWKLTLIVFAIFPPIAWVVKNLSRRLDNVTRASQDATDELAYVVEENVLAYRMVRLHNAQGSQTHKFGSSNQKLRQLALKAVVANSVMTPLIQMFAALALSAVIMVALYQSTGDGATQGVTVGSFAAFITGMLMLISPIKHLSEVAGTLTRGVTSLERGLNLLELAPDETQGTHTSDHAQGEICFDHVTLQYPSATAPALNSVSLTIHPGQTVALVGPSGSGKTTLANLLPRFLDPTTGQVRLDGVPLKDWSLASLRRQVAYVSQDVVMFNDTVAQNIALGETVDTARVWSALEAANLGDFVRSLPSQENTLVGHNATQLSGGQRQRLAIARAIYKDAPILILDEATSALDTTSEQAVKDALNVLMQGRTSLVIAHRLSTIEHADLIVVMQAGSIVETGTHSQLMAQGGAYAALYHVAAQSTDNHFSDSQSI
- the pal gene encoding peptidoglycan-associated lipoprotein Pal, coding for MKKLLLLVSIAAVLSGCASGVKLDDVQVDDRSGGTSGQSGVNGLSSRGLGAMQGIKQGPVGVEHIIYFDLDSYSVKAEYQNVLDAHARYLRADRNRRVNIEGHTDERGGSEYNLALGQKRSDAVRRSLSVLGVPESQMESVSFGKEKPVAQGSDESAYSQNRRAALNYQ
- a CDS encoding glycosyltransferase produces the protein MSQASISGFTFIRNGVELGFPFEASIRSLLPLVDEFVVVVGKSNDDTLARIHAIGSPKIRVIETIWNERMADRGFVYAQQKMIAQFACTGDWAFYLEGDEVVHEAELANIRASVDQHHHNPAVEALVFDYFHFYGTPDFVANSPAWYRRECRLIRNTIRSYAPDGQYWLITADHKKGRNPQAALANAHIYHYGWVRSNEAMQKKLDQVSKFWSHGAPTIRYSQFDAQVLQPFTGTHPELVKPWLESSAEKSFTIDPDYKLTKREKRHRWLMKLEKAFGLDFSRKHFKLVA
- the ybgF gene encoding tol-pal system protein YbgF, producing MTLNPSFSLRAVVLATGVLLSTGVHAALFEDTDARRAILDLRERVERQGEEIQNFQRSLLEQQNQFEALREETARLRGEKEELTQELRRQQELSQGVDDRLKKFEPTKVKVDGVEFVADPAETKAYEDALAIFRKGEFGAASTAFNDFIKRNPKSGYVVPSLFWVGNAQYANRDYNNAIKNFNTLLSKAPNHMRSADAMLSVANCQLELKDIKAARKTLGDVVKTYPHTEAASAASERLAKLK
- the rng gene encoding ribonuclease G, giving the protein MQQDILINWSPQETRVAIVETGAVQELHVERTLERGLVGNVYLGKVARVLPGMQSAFIDIGLERAAFLHVADLMSSVAARHADNDKGEPAPVVPIEKQVFEGQSLLVQVIKDPIGTKGARLSSQISIAGRLLVFLPQDQHIGVSQKIPFEQREALRKRLQGLAEAAAADGKTGGFILRTNGEDASDAELSEDIAYLRKTWARIKEASTRLPPKSLLHQDLSLLQRVLRDLVSEMTQTIRIDSSEQFQKLKTFGQEFMPSAVDKLQLYKGERPIFDLFNIDEEVGKALGRRVELKSGGYLIVDQTEALTTVDVNTGGFVGARNFDETIFKTNLEAAGAIARQLRLRNLGGIVIADFIDMTREDHREAVLAEFRKQLARDRVKTMVSGYSALGLVEMTRKRTRESLAHMLCEPCPVCDGKGSVKTARTVTYDILREILREARQFNPREFRVIASPDVIDVLLDEESQHLAGLSDFIGKPISLQAEGSMSQEQYDIVLL
- the tolB gene encoding Tol-Pal system beta propeller repeat protein TolB, which codes for MTRHLFRFALGLLTAGLLALPTWAQFRVEVSGVGLTQVPIAFAPLRGEEASPQKISAIVQADLERSGQFRGVSAGVVTDETQRPDISAMRQKGADALLTGSISRMADGRFDVRVRLWDTVRGQDLGAMSYTVVTGDLRLASHRIADFVYEKLTGDKGVFSTRIAYVTKSGTRFNLWVADSDGENAQSALASPEPIISPSWSPSGGQLAYVSFESRKPVVYVHDVSTGKRRVVANFRGSNSAPSWSPDGRNLAVTLSRDGGSQLFVIDAQGGEPRRLTQSAGIDTEPVFSPDGTAIYFVSDRGGAPQIYRMPASGGPANRVTFNGTYNISPAISPDGRWLTYISRIGGAFKLHVMDIASGNVAAITDTNRDERPSFAPNSRLIVYATHQDGREALMTTTLDGRIKARLSGQGGDLREPNWGPFSKVLP
- the rlmH gene encoding 23S rRNA (pseudouridine(1915)-N(3))-methyltransferase RlmH; this encodes MRLWVVAVGQRVPDWAQTAWDDYAKRFPSELKVELKAVKTEPRSSKTLDTIYAAERERIEAAIPRGCRIVALDERGTNLTTVALAAKLKHWQLEADDVALVIGGPDGLCPEFKKQAHERIRISDLTLPHAMVRVLLVEQLYRAWSINANHPYHRE